CCTCGACGTTCGCGAGGGCTGCGGCCATGCCGCCCTGCGCGGCGCCCGTGTGGGAGCGCGTCGGGTACAGCTTCGTGATGACGGCGGTCGAGGCGTTCGGTGCCGCCTCGATGGCGGCGCGCATGCCTGCGCCGCCTGCGCCGACGATCACGACGTCGAACTGGTGGTAGTGGATGCCGTCGGACACGGTCGACTCAGTCATGTGCTGAAGGGACTCCTGGATCAGAGATCGGCGCAGAACGACGCCAGCAGCTCGGGGTCGGCCCCCACGGGGCACGGGTCGAACGTGAACGTGATGAGCGTCCCGAGTGCGATGAGGATGATGGCGCTCGACGCGATGGCGCCGAGGGCGAGGCGGCGGAGCGGCTCGCGGTGCACGTAGTCGTTGACGATCGTGCGCATGCCGTTCGAGCCGTGGAGGATCGCGAGCCAGAGCATCGCGACGTCCCACCACTGCCACAGCGGGTTGGCGAACTTGCCGCCGATGAACCCGAAGTCGATGGCGTGGATGCCGCCGGGCGTGAACAGCAGGTTGTACGCGAGGTGGCCGAAGATCAGCACGACGAGCACGACGCCCGAGGCGCGCATGAAGATCCAGCCGGCCTTCTCGATGTTGGGGCCGCGGCGGCCCTTCGAGCGGGCGGGGTACGCGTAGGGGGTGCGGGGGCTCTCGACGGTGGCGGTCATCAGTGCTCCCCGAAGACGTTCGCGAGGTGCGTGGGCGTGAAGCCGGCCATGAGCACGATGACGAGCCCGATGACGACCCAGAAGAGGATGCGCTGGATGCGCGTCGCCGCCGGGAAGGCGTCGACGGCGATGATGCGCAGGCCGTTCATCGCGTGGAACACGACGGCGCCCACGAGTGCGACCTCGCCGAGCCCCATGATCGGGTTCTTGTACGTCGCGATGACGGCGTTGTAGGCCTCCGGGCTCACGCGGATGAGCGACGTGTCGAGCACGTGCACCAGGAGGAAGAAGTAGATGCCGATGCCGGAGATGCGGTGGAGGACCCACGACCACATGCCCTCGTTGCCGCGGTAGAGCGTGCCAGCGATGCGCAGGCGCGACGGCTTGGGATCGGCGAGGGTCGGGGTGCGGGAGCTTGCCACGCGTTCCCTCCTCACGAGATTCGTATCGAGCGGATGCCGTCATCGATCCTATGCCCGCCGCGAACGGTGCCTGACCAATCGTTCGGCAAGAACCGGGGTTCTTCGCCTCGGGACGGCGTGACGCGCCGGTTCGCGGAGTTTCCGTACCGAGTGCAGAAACGCTATCGTCACGGCATGCGAGTGATGAGGCTCGGCCGCGAGGTCGACTACCAGGAGGCGTGGACGCTGCAGCGGCGCCTGCACGACGAGGTCGCCGCCGGCGGCGAGGATGCGCTGCTGCTGCTCGAGCACGCATCCGTCTACACGGCGGGCACGAGCACGCAGGACGCCGACCTGCCGACCGACGGCTCGCCCGTCGTGCACGTCGACCGCGGCGGCCGCATCACCTGGCACGGCCCCGGCCAGCTCGTCGCCTACCCGATCGTCGCGATCGGCGACCTCGGCGTCGTCGACTGGGTGCGCAGGCTCGAGCAGGCCATCCTCGACACGCTGCACCCCCTCGGCCTCGACGTCGAGCGCGTGCGAGGCCGTGCGGGCGTGTGGCTGCGCGGCGACGGCACGCCCATCCTCGGCGGGCACGGCTCGAAGGATCGCAAGATCGCCCAGGTGGGCGTGCGCGTGGCCGGCGGCGTCTCGACGCACGGCATCGCGATCAACGTCGCCCCCGACCTCGCCGAGTTCTCGCGCATCGTGCCGTGCGGCATCACCGACGCCGGCGTCACGTCGATCGCCGTCGAGCTCGGCGCCGCGCCCTCCGTCGAGGAGGTGGGGGATGCGTTCGCCGCGGCGCTGCTCGCGCTCGGGGTGGCGGCGGTGACGCCCGCTGCTGTGCCCGCGTCCGTGCCTTCGTCCGCATCCGCATCCGCCGCTGCATCGCTGGAGGCCGCCGCATGAGCTGCGCAGGACCCGCAGGCGTCGTGCAGGAGACGACGCCCGCGCAGGCGCCCGCCGGTCGCAAGCTGCTGCGCCTCGAGGTGCGCAACGCCGAGACGCCCATCGAGAAGAAGCCGCCGTGGATCAAGACGCGCGCCCGCATGGGGCCCGAGTACACGGCGCTCACGGAGCTCGTCCAGGACCAGGATCTGCACACCGTCTGCCAGTCGGCGGGCTGCCCCAACATCTACGAGTGCTGGGAGGACCGCGAGGCGACGTTCCTCATCGGTGGCGACCAGTGCACGCGCCGCTGCGACTTCTGCCAGATCGACACGGGCAAGCCCGCGCTGCTCGACCGGCTCGAGCCCGGCCGCGTCGCGGCCTCCGTGCGGCAGATGGGGCTGCGCTACGCGACCGTCACCGGCGTGTGCCGCGACGACCTCGAGGACGAGGGCATCTGGCTCTACGCCGAGACGGTGCGGCAGATCCACGCCGTGAACCCCGGCGTCGGCGTCGAGATGCTCGCGCCCGACTTCACCGGACACAAGCACCTGCTCGACGAGCTGTTCTCGACGCGTCCCGAGGTCTTCGCGCACAACGTCGAGACCGTGCCGCGCATCTTCCGCCGCATCCGCCCCGGCTTCCGGTTCGAGCGGTCGCTCGACGTGCTGCGCTGGAGCCGCGAGGCGGAGCTCGTGACGAAGTCGAACCTCATCCTCGGCATGGGCGAGACGGATGCGGAGGTGCTCGAGACGCTGCAGGAGCTGCACGACGCGGGCTGCGACCTCATCACGATCACGCAGTACCTGCGACCGTCGCCGCGGCACCACCCCGTGGAGCGCTGGGTCGAGCCGGCGGCGTTCGCCGACTTCGCCGAGGCCGCGACCGAGATCGGCTTCGCCGGCGTCATGTCGGGGCCGCTCGTGCGCTCGTCGTACCGCGCCGGCACGCTCTACCGGCAGGCGCTCGCCGCGCGCGGCACGGGTCATACGGCGTCGATCCTCGCGGGCATGGGTGCGGGCGCTGCTGCCCCCGTCTCGGCCCCGGGCATCACGAACGGCGGCCGCGCGGCGTAGGTCGTCGCCGGTCGCCGATCGGTCACCTTCTGCGGCGATTGGCCACCTTCTGCGATCGAGTGGTCACCTTCTGCGATGACATGCCGTCGATCGGCGCACATCGGCGCCAATCGATGCCCGGCCGTCGCGCTGCCCGCCGGCAGCGAGTTCGAGCGTCAGACGACCGCAGGCGCCCGCACGGGCTCGACGCCCGTGAGCGCGTGGCGCTGCGCCGCGGCGTAGTGCTCGAGCAGCTGGTCGCACACGCGCGGCCACGTGCGCTGCAGCACGCGGCGGCGACCCGCCTCGCCCATGCGCGCGCGCATCGCGGGCGACTCGGCGAGCGTGCGCACCGCATCCCGCAGCCCGCGCTGCGAGT
The sequence above is a segment of the Agrococcus jejuensis genome. Coding sequences within it:
- a CDS encoding succinate dehydrogenase hydrophobic membrane anchor subunit; this translates as MTATVESPRTPYAYPARSKGRRGPNIEKAGWIFMRASGVVLVVLIFGHLAYNLLFTPGGIHAIDFGFIGGKFANPLWQWWDVAMLWLAILHGSNGMRTIVNDYVHREPLRRLALGAIASSAIILIALGTLITFTFDPCPVGADPELLASFCADL
- the sdhC gene encoding succinate dehydrogenase, cytochrome b556 subunit yields the protein MASSRTPTLADPKPSRLRIAGTLYRGNEGMWSWVLHRISGIGIYFFLLVHVLDTSLIRVSPEAYNAVIATYKNPIMGLGEVALVGAVVFHAMNGLRIIAVDAFPAATRIQRILFWVVIGLVIVLMAGFTPTHLANVFGEH
- the lipB gene encoding lipoyl(octanoyl) transferase LipB; this encodes MRVMRLGREVDYQEAWTLQRRLHDEVAAGGEDALLLLEHASVYTAGTSTQDADLPTDGSPVVHVDRGGRITWHGPGQLVAYPIVAIGDLGVVDWVRRLEQAILDTLHPLGLDVERVRGRAGVWLRGDGTPILGGHGSKDRKIAQVGVRVAGGVSTHGIAINVAPDLAEFSRIVPCGITDAGVTSIAVELGAAPSVEEVGDAFAAALLALGVAAVTPAAVPASVPSSASASAAASLEAAA
- the lipA gene encoding lipoyl synthase, producing the protein MSCAGPAGVVQETTPAQAPAGRKLLRLEVRNAETPIEKKPPWIKTRARMGPEYTALTELVQDQDLHTVCQSAGCPNIYECWEDREATFLIGGDQCTRRCDFCQIDTGKPALLDRLEPGRVAASVRQMGLRYATVTGVCRDDLEDEGIWLYAETVRQIHAVNPGVGVEMLAPDFTGHKHLLDELFSTRPEVFAHNVETVPRIFRRIRPGFRFERSLDVLRWSREAELVTKSNLILGMGETDAEVLETLQELHDAGCDLITITQYLRPSPRHHPVERWVEPAAFADFAEAATEIGFAGVMSGPLVRSSYRAGTLYRQALAARGTGHTASILAGMGAGAAAPVSAPGITNGGRAA